The window TTTAATGGAACAAGAGAATCCTATTTACTTTATTGGGTATATAATGCATTAAAATAAAATTAAAAATAGATTCCTTATATGATATAGTTGTTTGGTAACGTAACAGGAGGTTTGTTAAGTGATGGAATTTTTATCTAAATTACCTATAGCAACAGGCGGACTTATGCTTGCTCTAGTATCATTATCCAAACTTTATAGCGTAATGGAAATGACAGTTATGAGTGTGCTATTTTTCTTATGTGGACTCCCGCTATTTATATTACTATTTGCAAAAATTATTTTTGCTTTTCGATCGGTTGTACAAGATATGCAAAATCCAATCATTGCTTCAATTTCACCGACGATTCCAATGGGTACAATGGTTTTGGCAAGCATAATGGAAAACTATTCGATTTTAGCACCGATTGCCTCAACCATATGGTATGTTGCGGTCGTAATGCAGTTAATGATTGTTGGCTATTTCAGCTATCGCTTTATTTGGAAGAAAACGCTGGCATTGCAAGACGTTTATCCGAGCTGGTTTATTATATTTGTTGGACTAGGTATTATACCGAATACAACAGGGGATCAAATACCACAGTTTGCGCAGTGGATTTTTTGGATAGTACTTATCAATTATTTGATATTGTTACCAATGATTATTGTACGTTTGTTTAAGCATGAACTGGGAGAGCCAGCTAAACCATTATTCACTCTTTTAGCTGCACCAGGATCTATTTGTTTAGCAGGTTATTTAAATTTATTTGATACATATGTGAATGGGCTTGTATTTATATTACTCATCATTTCCCAGGCAATGTATATTGTTGTGCTAGTTCAATTGCCTAAGCTATTACAACTGCCTTTTTACCCAAGTTTTGCGGCATTTACGTTTCCGCTCGTTATTAGTGCAACGGCATTAGTGACAACTGCACGTGCCATGGCCATTCCTTCTTTTAATTGGCTTGCGGGAATCGAAATTGTCATCGCCTCATGTGTTGTGGTGTATGTGTTCGTACGTTATAATATTTACTTTATTCGTTTAAGGACAGATTAAAAAAGTGGAACTTCTATCATAATTAACTAGAAGGGGTTATTCATGCAAAAATATACTTATGAAGCATTAGCAAATATTAAATCTACGGCACCTCAAGCGATATTTAATGAAGACGGACAAGCTATTTTGTCGCTACGTCGCGTTTATACTAATCGGTTAAAAAGAATTTTAGACGGTTATTTTGATCATCGTTATTTTTTGAAATATGAAGTTTTAGACTTATCCGATTGTTGTTTATTTGAAGTGAAGAAAATTTTCCGCCGAGGGAAAGTGTGGTTTGAAGGGAAAGACCATGCAACAGGAGACCATTTTGTCATTAATTATGAAAATTGGCGAATCGGTGTGCCTGAATTATTTATTAGCAATCAAAATATTAAAATGAAAATCGATAAAGAAATGGAAACATGGTCGAACTTCCTAGTAGACGAACAAGTTGTCGCAAGATGGATAGCAGTTTATGACGAGCAACACAATAAATTTCAAGTTACTTTGGAACTGTATGAACAGGCGCCCATTCAAAACGTTGCTTTTTATATTGCTATTGCACAAGCAACTTTATTTATTGGGGTATAGGAGAGAAAAATTATGAATGTCGTTTTTGTCATTACGGAAACAGCTGAAGAAGTATTAGAAATGGTTTCAAATGATGTAGCGGGATTATTAGAGGCCGTGAAGGGGGATAGTGTATCTTTTCCTTTTGGGACATTTCAATATGATTGCCATACATTAGATCACTACTTAGTTGATGGTGAATATCGCCAGGAATTAGTCGTTTATCTTCGTTCAGCCAGTGTTTGAACACGAATAAAAAAACAGCAATTGTAGCTTTGTAATAAAAATTGATTATTTATAATAAAGTTTGATTAAAATCATCTTACCTCTGTAGATTTCTTAGAGATTAGATGATTTTTTTATTGGGTATTTATGTTAATGTAATTATAAAGAGTTTGAAGAAATGTACTTATATGGCTTATAAAAGCCTGTTTGATATGGCAAGTACGCATAAACCAACAGTTGTATCACCCAATGAAAAAATAAAAATTGAATATAAGAAAAAAACCATAAATGGAGAAAAATTATTCTGAATCAGACATAGAGGTGAAGCTATTTATTCCATTAACACGGAAGATGATGAGTAAATTTAAGATGGAAGGGCACATGGAGAGCCCTTCTATCTTTTTCGTTTTACGGTTCTTACTACTCTTAACTATTAATTATTTTACTTTAATAAAAATTGGATTTGAGTAAAACCAAAGATCTGACCATGGATTTTCATCTTTTGAATCAATTTTAGGTTCTAATTCATTAGTATTTGTTCCGCGCACGCGAATGTAACTATTTTTTGGGACATTATCTAATTTATAAGAAACTGTAACGAAATCACCATTGCGTTTGAATTCATTTTCGTAAAATCGTTTTATTACTTTTGTAGTAGGGTTTGTATTATTTGTACTCTCTCCTGGAATCTCACCCATAATTAAGTCAACACGGTTTACTTTTGGATTTTCATTATTTGCATTTTTGCTGTTTGGATCACGGAATGTAATCTCAACATTTAAGTCATTTTGTTTTTGCTTAGAAATAACGATTTCTTCGCCAGCTTCCGCAGTTTTGTTCTTTAAATTTACTGTAACATCTAATTCACTAATTAAATCACCCGTTGTAGTAAACATACGTCCATTTCTCATAGACTCCATAATATTATCATAATCTTTTTCTGCTTTTACATAAGTCTTTGTATATTCCCCAGGCCAAAATTCTCGTCCTCCATCAGAAAAATGTTCATGCATATCCGATGTGCCTGTGACCCAATACTTTCTATCTTCAGCTAACATAGAATCCCAGAAGCCACCTAAAGTAGCGGTCATTTGATCATAACCACCAAGAGTTGGAGCTTTTTCATAAATTCCTCTTCCTCGTCGTTCTCCATAGTAATCAGCTTGATGTCCTGGGGCTCCTTCCATTCCAGTAAAAATTGATGGGGCTAAATTATTCCATCTTCTTAATTCTTCAGGAGACGTTTTTCCATCGTAAACACCAATATCTGAATGATCGCGTCCAGGATGGTTGGCAAATGCTAAGGGTTGGTTCTTTTTAGGGAGAGATGTCAAGTATTTGACAGCACGATCCATCTTTGCTTCATCAGAATCTTCTGGATTCCCAGCAACTTCACCTCGTCCATATATTTTTTCGATTTTGTATAGGTTATCTGCTTCGTCTTTATTTTGAGGCATTATCAATGATACATGGTCAGCCCCAGCTGGATTAAATTCCAATCCATAAAATTGTAATAAATCGGGGTGCTTTTTACGTGATTCTAAAAGATCCGGATAAGCCTCTTTTAAGTTAACCTCTGAATGGTTTGGTCCACCATGATCAGTTGATACAATCCAATCAAGACCATATTTTTTAGCCATCTCCGCCTGTTTTTCGATTGGATATGCTGCATCCCCACCTTTTACAAAGGTGATAGGATTTTTAGTATAATCATATTTATAACTGTATTCACTATGAATATGATGATCTCCTGCAAGCCATGTACTGTTATCTTGCTCTTCTGATTTTTTTTCTTCTGCAAAAGTCGGTGTAATTCCTGTTGTAGATATAACAATTGTTGCTGCCAAAGATGTTGCTAATAAAATTGTACTTTTTCTCTTAAAAGATGGCATAAAATTTAGCTCCTTTTGCTAGGTATATTGAAACATTTATAATTATATAGACTGAATGTTTGTTAAAAATAAACTTTGTGTTAACTTACTGTAAATTTGGCAAAATATCGAAGATAAAATCGCAATTAAATTTCTTCTTGTATGGCTAACTGAACTTTAATTGAAACTCAAAGAGTTTCATATGCAGCTCTTTTTATTCTTTATTAAACTAACTCAGTAGGTTAGTAGAAGAGTGCTGTTTAATATTTATCACAAACTGGATGGATAGTGGAACAACAGCAGGAATATTTGTGAATTAAGTCGAAGTTATTGGAGTAGAGATGCTTCAACTTGAATATCATGAAACTATTATTCATCCAATTCTTTTATGGGATAAAGAAATGGCTGTTTTAATAGACACTGGATTCCCTGGTCAAATTGAAGATTTACGTGTGGCAATGAGTAAAGTAGGGGTGTCGTTCGATAAACTAAAAGTTGTGATTTTGACGCACCAGGATATAGATCATATAGGCAGTCTTCCTGAGATATTACAGGAGTGTGGAAATAATATTAAAGTGTATGCTCATTGTCTGGATAAACCTTATATTCAAGGGGATTTACCGCTTTTGAAAGATGGGCACCTAGATAACCCTCCAAAAGGAAAAGTGGACGAAATCTTGAATGACGGTCAAGAATTGCCGTATTTCGGCGGGATTCGTGTCATCCATACCCCAGGGCATACTCCTGGCCATATCGGTATCTTTTTGAAACAAAGTAAAACACTCATTGCCGGGGATTCGATGTACAGTGTAAACGGAATAATAGGGGGGATTCATGCCCCAACCACACTGGATATAAAGGCGGCTCGACTCTCTATGAAGAAATACTTAGACCTCGACTTAGAATCTGTGGTTTGTTACCACGGAGGATTAAGTAAGGGAAATATTAATGATCAGATTCAAAAGTTAATTTCAAATTAAACTTCAAAACTCACATCAACAATCTGGCGCGATTCTTTAATAAGAATCGCTTTTCTTATTGAACTAACGGGGGAGGGAGGTGTAGGCGGAACACCGTTAGGACAAATCCAGGGACTTTATGGTTCATTTTGTTTTAGAAATAATCATATTATTAGCTTTTTATTTAAAGAAAAATGACTAATTTTCTACTAACGGATGCATTACTTAAAGATCATTGGGTTGCATATGCAGCTTTTTTCTTATTGAACTAATGGGGCGGTTTAGTTATAAAAAAAATGTATATTTAAGTAAACTATTAAGAAGGTGTTAATACTATGATAAATTTCATTGGAATTACTAATGAAAATCATTTGGAAAGAGATATTTCAATAAAGTATGCAGACTTATCTAAATATAAATGGTTTTGGGTTGACTTTAATGAACCTACTGATGAAGAAGTAAAACATTTAGCGGATACTTTTTATTTTCATCCACTTGCTATTGAAGACTGTGTATTGAGACTCCAGCGTCCTAAATTGGATTATTACGATGACCATACTTTTTATGTTACACATATTGTTCGAGAAGAAGAAAAAGAAATTATTAAAGAAGAATTAGATTTTTTTGTGGGAGAAAATTTTGTAGTTACTTTCCATAGCAGTCCAGCGAAGGAAGTTACTCAAGTTTGGGATAGATTATTGTCTCAAAAAAATATTGAGAAATGGGATACTTATTATGTGTTTTATCAAATTTTGGACAAGATTGTAGATAACTACTTTCCATTAATTTATAAAATTGAAGATGAATTAGACAAAATAGAAGATAACACACAGAATAAATCAATGGGCTATTTAATGACCGAATTATTCGATACAAGACATATGCTATTAAATCTAAGGCATACAGTTAATCCAATGCGTGATTTACTTTACCGTATGTTAAATTCTCATCATTTGAGTGGCATAGGAGACAGAAGAGAATACTTTTCTGACATTTATGATCATCTTTTAAAACTATCGGAAATGGTTATGTCTAATAGAGAAGTAACTGCTGACATAAGAGACAGTTATCTTTCGTTAAATTCACATCAAACAAATAATGTAATGAAAGTTCTTACAATAATAACTTCGATTTTTGCCCCTTTAACATTTATTGCAGGGATATACGGAATGAACTTTGAAAATATACCAGAATTAACTTGGAAATACGGTTATTTTCTTTCACTTGGATTGATGGGGACAATTGGAATATTGATGTATCTTTGGTTTAAGAGTAAGGGGTGGTTTAAATAATAAAATTCGTTCTTAAATTAACTGGGGTTTTACTTGAGAATCATTGAGTTGCATATGCAGCTCTTTTTTTTATTGAATTAACGAAGTAGGTTTGTTTAAGATTGTTGTTTAATTTTTGTTCAACTATCGTGCCATTTTTTTAGTAAGACATATAGAATTAACGTTATCAGAATAATTGCGGAAGGATGTAGCCATTGTTAATTAATAAGTTCTAAATGAAAGTGGTGATGTTATGACAAGATTTATTATGTTTTTTATCGCAATTGGACGTGTATTAGGCGGGTGCAGTCAAGATAAAATAAACGAGTCAACGAAACAGAGGGTTTATAGCAGTTCGTGGGATGGTAATCCCATAATTATTAAACAAAGAAACAATAACGAAGATTACGAAACAGTAAATGAGATAACTGATACCGACAAAGCTGAAAAACTTATAAATGCTTTGAAAAATGCAGATTAGCAAGAGTATCTTAAAGTGGATATACGCCCCCCAGACTATCGTTTCTCTTGGAATTCATTTGAACATGACGTTTGGATAAATCAGGAATCTGAGAGAATAGCACTTTCAATTTATGGACAATCAAATTAGACGAATACATTTTTTCCAGGGAGTTTTTCTTTTAATAGACATATAAAATCGAACATATATAATATTACATGTAAACAAAAAGGAGGCGGGCTATCATGGTTTACCAAGCAGATCAAACTCGATATGACAATATGAAATACAATCGAAGCGGACATTCCGGTCTTCAGCTTCCAGCCATATCACTGGGCTTATGGCATAATTTTGGTGGTGTTGATACATTTGAAAATGGCCGTGCCATGCTTAGAAGAGCATTCGATTTAGGTATTACACATTTTGACTTAGCTAATAATTATGGCCCACCGGCAGGATCAGCCGAAGAAATGTTTGGCAGGATGCTAAAAACAGATTTTGCTCCATACCGGGATGAAATGATCATTTCATCAAAAGCAGGGTACTATATGTGGCCTGGCCCTTATGGAGAATGGGGGTCAAGGAAATATCTCATTTCAAGTCTAGACCAAAGCCTACAGCGAATGGGGTTGGATTATGTTGATATTTTCTATTCACATAGACCTGATCCAAACACGCCACTTGAAGAAACGATGGGTGCATTAGACTCAATTGTTCGCCAGGGTAAAGCATTATATGTTGGAATTTCAAACTACAGTGAGGAACAAACAGATGAAGCAATCAAAATATTGAATCAATTAGGTACTCCTCTTGTCATTCATCAACCTAGCTATTCGATGCTGAATCGATGGATTGAAGATGGCTTGCAAGATGTTTTGCAGGAAAACGGTGTCGGTTCGATCGCCTTTTGTCCATTAGCACAAGGATTGTTAACCAATAAATACTTGCATGGAATTCCTACTGATTCTAGAGCAGCAAAATCAACAGGCGCATTGGGTAATGATCAAGTAACGGAAGTTGTAATTAATCGTGTCCAGCAGTTAAATGAAATCGCTGTAGAACGTGGTCAAAACCTGGCACAAATGGCCCTAGCATGGGTTTTAAGAGGTGGTAAAGTTACATCCGCATTGATCGGTGCAAGTCGTGTAAGCCAAATTGAAGAAAACGTTGCAGCATTAAATAATCTAGCTTTCTCTGAAGAAGAATTGAATCATATTGAAGATATCCTAAAAAACTAAAACTCAAGTAGCCTTCCTGATGCATCAAGGCAGGCTTTTTTTGTGCCTTAATTCGTTAATCCGATTTGCAATAGTATCTATTTTGTAGTGGATAAACCCAATTTATTAATTTGAATTAAATAATAATCAACCTGAATTGAATTGAATTGAATTGAGTTTGTGAAGAATTATACTTAAACAAAAGGGTGCTTTAGTTTAATAAAGTAATAGTAGAAGATTGATAAGAAAAAAGGACTCGATTCCTTTAAATAGGAATCGAGCCTATATAATAAAACCCACCAGCACCAATGTGTTGCTACATACACTCGAAACATTGTGAGGCTGTCGAGTGGTTGGAGTTAGTGGAAGTAAATAAAAAATAGCTGTGTTGAAAATCCTTATGTGAATCTCAGCCTCTCAGCCTTTTAAATGGCTAGTTTTATTTATTCAATTCCTTATATAAAACATATTTTAAAGCAGAAATTTCATCTTCAGACAGTTTACCTTCAATTTCGGATAATACTTCATCCTTACTAATTGAACCGTTTTGCGCTTGTTCCTGAATATCAAGTAAACGATTAACGCCCACTTTTTTTATTAACACACGTGTCGCTTCTTCCTTAGTTTGGAAGGGAAGAGTATCCGGATTTGTAGTTGCTGCCTCGCTTACAATTTCTTGAACCTTCGAATCGTTCTTGATATAGGATTTTACTTCTTCTAGATTTTCGTCATCTAAAGTAGATTCCACTTTTTCGATTATTTTTTCGGAAGCAATATTTGTCCCAAAATGCCACACAGCATAGCCAGCTGCTCCGAGTAAAACAAGAATTATTGCGGTAATTGTTAAAAACTTTTTCATCAACTCACTCCTGACACTTTGAATATAGCACAACTTCTCAAAAACCACTAAGAAAAGATGTTTTCTATAATTGGTTTAATTACAATTAATTGCGAACCCAGAGCAGATAAGTTTTCACCCTAATATATAGATAGCATACGTCTATATTTCCATCTTGGTACTTGTTTCACAATCGAGCGCGATTATTTAATTTTAAAGAGTATATCAAAGCTATTATTATAGGATTTCAAAAATATCTTCAACAACTTAAAAAGGAAGGAATATTACCTTTAAAAACTCAAGAATTTGCTCATCCATTAGGTGATGAAGTATTAAATACTTTTTATAATTTCTCATCACTTTTAAACCGTTAATTTTATAAAACTATTTACGTTGTTCAACTAACGGGGCTTTAGCAGAACAAGGCTGCCTTTTAGGGAAGCTTTTGCTTCTTAAACTAACAGGGAAGTTTGGTTGAAGAGTAAACTATGGAATATTTATTTACGGGAAATTCATTTGTTAATGATGGCATAACATTTATATTTGGTTTAATTTTCCTGAT is drawn from Solibacillus sp. R5-41 and contains these coding sequences:
- a CDS encoding MBL fold metallo-hydrolase; the protein is MLQLEYHETIIHPILLWDKEMAVLIDTGFPGQIEDLRVAMSKVGVSFDKLKVVILTHQDIDHIGSLPEILQECGNNIKVYAHCLDKPYIQGDLPLLKDGHLDNPPKGKVDEILNDGQELPYFGGIRVIHTPGHTPGHIGIFLKQSKTLIAGDSMYSVNGIIGGIHAPTTLDIKAARLSMKKYLDLDLESVVCYHGGLSKGNINDQIQKLISN
- a CDS encoding TDT family transporter codes for the protein MEFLSKLPIATGGLMLALVSLSKLYSVMEMTVMSVLFFLCGLPLFILLFAKIIFAFRSVVQDMQNPIIASISPTIPMGTMVLASIMENYSILAPIASTIWYVAVVMQLMIVGYFSYRFIWKKTLALQDVYPSWFIIFVGLGIIPNTTGDQIPQFAQWIFWIVLINYLILLPMIIVRLFKHELGEPAKPLFTLLAAPGSICLAGYLNLFDTYVNGLVFILLIISQAMYIVVLVQLPKLLQLPFYPSFAAFTFPLVISATALVTTARAMAIPSFNWLAGIEIVIASCVVVYVFVRYNIYFIRLRTD
- the mgrA gene encoding L-glyceraldehyde 3-phosphate reductase, giving the protein MVYQADQTRYDNMKYNRSGHSGLQLPAISLGLWHNFGGVDTFENGRAMLRRAFDLGITHFDLANNYGPPAGSAEEMFGRMLKTDFAPYRDEMIISSKAGYYMWPGPYGEWGSRKYLISSLDQSLQRMGLDYVDIFYSHRPDPNTPLEETMGALDSIVRQGKALYVGISNYSEEQTDEAIKILNQLGTPLVIHQPSYSMLNRWIEDGLQDVLQENGVGSIAFCPLAQGLLTNKYLHGIPTDSRAAKSTGALGNDQVTEVVINRVQQLNEIAVERGQNLAQMALAWVLRGGKVTSALIGASRVSQIEENVAALNNLAFSEEELNHIEDILKN
- a CDS encoding thymidylate synthase, producing the protein MNVVFVITETAEEVLEMVSNDVAGLLEAVKGDSVSFPFGTFQYDCHTLDHYLVDGEYRQELVVYLRSASV
- a CDS encoding peptide ABC transporter ATPase; translation: MQKYTYEALANIKSTAPQAIFNEDGQAILSLRRVYTNRLKRILDGYFDHRYFLKYEVLDLSDCCLFEVKKIFRRGKVWFEGKDHATGDHFVINYENWRIGVPELFISNQNIKMKIDKEMETWSNFLVDEQVVARWIAVYDEQHNKFQVTLELYEQAPIQNVAFYIAIAQATLFIGV
- a CDS encoding PHP domain-containing protein, which translates into the protein MPSFKRKSTILLATSLAATIVISTTGITPTFAEEKKSEEQDNSTWLAGDHHIHSEYSYKYDYTKNPITFVKGGDAAYPIEKQAEMAKKYGLDWIVSTDHGGPNHSEVNLKEAYPDLLESRKKHPDLLQFYGLEFNPAGADHVSLIMPQNKDEADNLYKIEKIYGRGEVAGNPEDSDEAKMDRAVKYLTSLPKKNQPLAFANHPGRDHSDIGVYDGKTSPEELRRWNNLAPSIFTGMEGAPGHQADYYGERRGRGIYEKAPTLGGYDQMTATLGGFWDSMLAEDRKYWVTGTSDMHEHFSDGGREFWPGEYTKTYVKAEKDYDNIMESMRNGRMFTTTGDLISELDVTVNLKNKTAEAGEEIVISKQKQNDLNVEITFRDPNSKNANNENPKVNRVDLIMGEIPGESTNNTNPTTKVIKRFYENEFKRNGDFVTVSYKLDNVPKNSYIRVRGTNTNELEPKIDSKDENPWSDLWFYSNPIFIKVK
- the corA gene encoding magnesium/cobalt transporter CorA, with protein sequence MINFIGITNENHLERDISIKYADLSKYKWFWVDFNEPTDEEVKHLADTFYFHPLAIEDCVLRLQRPKLDYYDDHTFYVTHIVREEEKEIIKEELDFFVGENFVVTFHSSPAKEVTQVWDRLLSQKNIEKWDTYYVFYQILDKIVDNYFPLIYKIEDELDKIEDNTQNKSMGYLMTELFDTRHMLLNLRHTVNPMRDLLYRMLNSHHLSGIGDRREYFSDIYDHLLKLSEMVMSNREVTADIRDSYLSLNSHQTNNVMKVLTIITSIFAPLTFIAGIYGMNFENIPELTWKYGYFLSLGLMGTIGILMYLWFKSKGWFK